The Vibrio cyclitrophicus sequence TTTTTAATGGCCTCAAAGAAAGCGAGTCAAGAAGCGTCATTAACACTCTTTGAGTGGGAAGCAAGTCATCGGGTCAAAATAGCTCAAGCAATAACTTCTGCTAAACAAAAAACTTAACTAGTGCTGCAATTGATTTATAACGCGTGGCATTTTTACCGATTAACAAGCGTTAGACAATAACGAATAAATTCACCCATGGAGAAGAGAGTGATCGTACGGACTACGACGAACTATGAAAATAACGACGTTGGTTGATAACTCTCGACTGGATAACAGGAAAGACTTAGCCGTGGAGTGCGGGCTGTCGTTGGATATTGAAACCGAGACACTAAAGTTCTTGTTCGATATGGGAAGCGGCAATACGTTTTGTCAAAACGCACCATTACTGGATGTTAATAGGTCACGATGAATACGCAAAAACTAAAGAACCTTATTCAACAAGTTCCTGAGCTAATCGAAACAGCCAACGTATGTCGTGAGGTGGGCTTGCCAAACTTCTATATTGCAGGCGGTGCTATCACTCAAATAATCTGGAATGATATCGAAAACAAACCGCTTCTAAACCAAGTTAAAGACTTCGATGTTGTCTATTTTAATAATGCTTCAGCCCTCACTGAGGACGAGTTCAAAAACCGCATTCGTTCGCGGTTAAGTCATTGTGTCGACGTTGATGTAAAGAACCAAGCGACCATTCATGAGCGTTACGCTAAGAAGTTCGGTTGCTTTATTCAACCATACGATCGTGTTGAACAAGGTATCGAATCTTGGCTTTCTGCGTTTGCTATCGGGTTTACTCTGGATGATGCTGGAGATATCAAGTTGTTTGCACCATACGGTGTAGAGGACGCGTTTGACATGCTGATTAAGCCGAATAAGCGAGCAATGACAGAAGCGAACTACAACAAAATGACCGCTGGTTATAAGGCCCGATGGCAGCAAGTAAAAGTGTTTCCTTGGGATTGACTGATAGAGCTTTACGAGATGATTCTCAACATTTGGTATTTCACTCGGCTTAGCGTCGGTGGTAAGTTTGAACGCAATCTCTGCATTGTTAGTCGCTTAGCTGTTCGTTTGTCTTTTGGTAATAATTAAGGAGTTTTAAGTGAATCAGGAAGTAAGAGTAGGTGTCGCTGCGGTTATTCTACGTGAAGGGCGAGTGTTACTTGGAGAACGAATTGGTTCTCATGGTGCTCATGCATGGGCAACGCCGGGCGGACACCTTGAGTGGGGTGAGAGCATTGAAGAGTGTGCCAAACGTGAAACACTTGAAGAGACTGGCCTAGTTGTTAGTGGATTTGAGAAGCTTTCTTTTACCAATGATATTTTTGAGAAAGAGAACAAGCACTATATAACGCTGTTTGTTGTTGCTTCTGACGTTAGCGGCGAACCAGAGATAACAGAACCTGATAAATGTAAGCAGTGGAAATGGTTTAAGCTAGATGAGTTACCTGAGCCATTGTTTCTTCCTCTGACGAATTTGTTGAGCGATCCGGTCATCCTTGGGAAGTTAGCTCCGTAAACGTGAACGATTGGAGGGTACATCAATGAGAGCACCTTTTCAGGTTTTGGTCTTTCCCTATCAAATAGTCGACACTAAACCTCGGTTTTTAATCGCACTCAGAAGGGACAATAGTGTATGGCAGGCAATATCCGGTGGTGGCGAAGACAATGAATCATTACTTGAAGCAGCAAAACGAGAGCTCTCTGAAGAGACTCAATTAGTTGGTTGTAACTGGCAGTTGCTCGATTCAATGTGCATGCTTCCAAAAGTCTTTTATGCAGGAAATAAAAATTGGACTGAGCATCCATTCGTAATTCCTGAGCATTCCTTCTCAGTAAAAGTCATGGAAGATCCTCGACTATCAAGTGAACACACAGATTACCGTTGGTGTGATTACCGAGAAGCCCGTGAACTTCTAACATATGACTCAAACAGGAATGCGCTTTGGGAGATCAACGAGAGGCTTTACAAAACAAGCTTAAAGTATACAGATTAATTAACTCTATATTAGAGTGGAAATCCTGATTAGACTTTTACTAATCTCTCGCTATTTAGTGAATAGGTAAATCATGACATTACGAGTAGTTCCAGAACTTTATTGTTTCGATATTAATGTGAGTAAATCCTTCTTTGTCGATGTGTTAGGGTTTGAAGTGAAATACGAGCGCCCAGGTGAGGAGTTTGCTTATCTAACGCTTGATAGTGTTGATGTGATGCTTGAAGGGATTGCGGGCAAAAGTCGAAAATGGCTTTCAGGTGATCTGGAGTTACCTTTAGGGCGTGGCGTTAACTTTCAATGGGATGTGATCGACATCGAATCTCTATATCAGAGAGTTAACGAAAGTGCCATTGATTCTATTTACTTAGCGTTAGAGTCGAAGTCTTATCAATGTGGTGAGTCCATCGCGATTCAGAAGCAATTCATCGTTCAAACCCCAGACGGTTATCTCTTTAGGTTCTGCCAAGATATTCGTTAACACATAAATATTATTGGTCATTTATTTATTGCGAAATAAGCTGCTAATTCTGGGATAGTGTGTCAATGACATTCAAACTCGATATCGAGCCCTTGGATGACGCATCTTCCCAATATCAAAACAATCCTTGGAGTATTTAGAAATGTTGTTTTCTAGTCTGTCTAAACCATTAGTTCATGGCTCCGAGTTATGTTCTGAACTGCTCAATTTCTTAACCGAGCACAAGAGTGATTTCGAAGAAAAGTTAATCCCCGATCTGTCATACATCGATGATATGGCACATGTGGTGAACGGCATTAAAATCAAAGACGTTCTACACATCAGTAGTAATCAATACCGACTTCAATATTCGTTTGATTGGGAGCTGTTTTTAGGATGTTCAGATAGGAACGAAACCGGTGTAGAGAATGGAAGTGTTCTATTCACACTCAATGACAGTAACGTTCTTAATATCAACTTCCCAAACTACGCCTCTCGAGACACTAGCGATGAGCTGTAGTCGGTTTTTCGTGCGTGTTATATAGAAGGAAGAACAATGATAACTATCGAAAGGCTTGAAGAATCACATGTGACGTTAGTTCAGGCTATCCAACTCGCCGATGAACAGGTTAAGTTCGCTGGCACAGCTGCGGAGTTTTTATTAGACGGCAGTGCAACGACGCACTTGCACGTGATTAAGTCTGATAACGAAGTTGTTGGTTTCTTTAAGCTTGATATCGCTTACGCAGATTCTTATGAGTTTTGCCCTGAAGGAAGCATTGGGTTAAGAGCTTTTGTGCTTGATAAAAATCAGCAAGGTAAAGGTTTAGGAACAGGCACGGTGAAGGCATTGTTTCCGTATTTACAAGCGAATTACTCAGCGTATGAGTCGATTTATTTAACCGTGAATTGCAAAAATCCCGCAGCATTCAACTGTTATCAGAAAGGTGGCTTCGAAGATACCAATGAACAGTATTTAGGTGGCGCAGCAGGCCCGCAATTTATCATGCGCGGTCGAATCGCTTAGTTCTGATTAACTGATGATGAGAAAACCCTGCACAGCTGTCTGCAGATTAAGAGTCTTAAAAAATACGAAAAGGAAATTTGATGAAAGTTCAATACCTTGAAGTGGTTACTCCAGAAGTCGATGTTGTTTGTGCAACATACGCTCAGCTCTATAACGTGAAATTCAGTGGTGCTGATGTGAACCTTGGTGGGGCGCGCACTGCAAAACTATCTAATGGTGGAGTAATTGGCATTCGAGCGCCGCTTCGTGAAACTGAAGAACCAACTGTTCGTCATTACACGCTGGTTGAGGATATTCAGTCGGCGGTAAATGCAGCTAGGAAACTAGGCGCCGAAGTCGCGGTGCCTCCAATGGAGTTACCACGTCATGGCATGTGTGCCATTGTTATTCAAGGTGGCGTCGAGCTCGGATTCTGGGAGTTATAGGTGATACATAGCCTTTAGATTGTGAAGGACGAGATACTACGATTTATGATACGACACCTAGTGTCTTTGCCGGCTTCATGGCATCATTCCACGCAGCTAAAACCCCAACAAGGTATGTTATGACACAGAATATTGTCCACATTGCACTCGTGGTAAAAGACTACGATGAAGCGCTTGATTTCTATGTAAACAAGCTTAAGTTTGATCTCATCGAAGACACGTATCTGCCAGAAGAAGATAAACGCTGGGTTGTTGTTGCTCCACCAAATTCAACCGGAGTGAGCCTGTTGCTTGCCAGAGCTTCTAAACCAGAGCAATTTGATTTTATCGGCAACCAAGCTGGTGGACGCGTATTCCTATTCTTAAACACCGATGATTTCTGGCGTGATTACGAACGTATGACGTCTTTGGGTATTAACTTTGTTCGAGAGCCTAAAGAGCAAGGCTACGGTACCGTTGCTGTGTTTGAAGACCTTTACGGTAACTTGTGGGATCTGCTTCAGTTAAACCCTGAACACCCTATGGCTAACAGGTAGATAAGCTTAACCAATAACCCTAATTCAAGTCATACGGATTTGCAGGAGCGACATGGAAGTCTCTAGGTATCAATCCAAGTATTTAACCGCTTTACAGGCGCTCTATCTAGAATCAAGACAGAGCACCTTTCATTGGGCTGATGCCGACGCTTTTAAGTTATCCGATTTCGATTTAGATACAGAAGGTGAAGAAATATGGGTCGCCGTTTCTGGCGCAGAGGTTTTAGGTTTTGCCTCTATTTGGAAACCTGAAAGCTTCATCCATCACCTCTATGTTTGCCCGCGAACGCTACGTTCTGGGGCAGGCTCTGCTTTACTTAATACCTGCAAACAATATTACTCTAATCTGACATTGAAGTGTTTGGCTGCCAATGAAAATGCTATTGGCTTTTATCAGTCGCAAGGCTTTGTTATCTCATCCACAGAGGAAGAGGGGTTAGAGCGTTATCACTTAATGACTTATCAAGCTTAGTAATAACAATCACAAGCCCTGCAATTACAACAAGGGCATCAAGTCGGGAGCTAAACAGAGAATATGGAAATAAAAAAGCTTTCAGCGACGGAGGTACTTCTGGTTAGGCATCAAGTGCTTTGGCCTGATAAACCGATGTCGTTTTGTATGGTGCCAGATGACGAACAAGCAACGCATTACGGCGCGTTTATTGGTGAACAGCTGGTTTGTGTCGCGTCTATCTATATCCAAGGTCATTAAAGTAGATTCAAGATGCATGGCACTTATCTTATGTCTCATTTCTTTCTAATAAGACTCTAATGGACAACAATAAGTTCGAGAACCGAGTGATAAGTTGTTAGTATGCATCAACTTTATAAATATCAGTTGGCTTATGTAAATGCTTGATAATAAGTATATTAAACACCCTTATCACTGTGAGCAGTGCAACGCGCTTACCCCGCACCTTGCTGTTAACCCTTCCGATGCTCAATCTAAAGCGGACGCTGAATCTGAAAAGAGACAATGGAAACTAGGCGTGTTGATGGAATACCTGATGACGTTATTGTTTAAAGGTGACCATAATGTTCCTGGTTTTTATGTCGACAGTGATTACGAATACCAATGTGAAAAGTGTGGGACTAAGTCGTGGCACTGATTGGGTATGAACATTTGATTCAACCCTAATTTTCGAGCGCTAATCCTCAAAATTAACTCGCTTAAAGAACTAGTTAGCTTTAAGAATTAATGAGTTTCAATCAGGCGTATTAATCCAACCTTGTTATGGAGGACAAACGAGTGATATACCCAAAAGCTTTAAATATCGGTGACAAAATAGGATTTTTCTCACCGTCATCGCCCGCAACTGTCTTTGCACCTAATCGATTTGCTCGTGCTAAACGTTATTTGGAAAAGCAGGGCTTCATTTTAGTTGAAGGTTCGTTAACTGGAGATTCAGAAGGGTATCGTTCTGGTTCTATTCAAGCGCGAGCCGAAGAACTCAATCAGCTCATTCGAGACCCTGACGTGCGCTGTATTATGTCGACCATTGGCGGTAACAACAGCAACTCACTGTTGCCATACATCGATTACGACGCCCTTAGAAACGACCCGAAGATCATTATCGGCTATTCAGATGTCACCGCATTATTACTCGGTATTTACGCCAAAACTGGATTGGTGACTTTCTATGGCCCGGCACTCGTCGCGTCATTTGGTGAGTTCCCGCCATTAGTCGACGAAACCTTCCAATCGTTTACTGACATCGTATGCTCGGATTCAAGCCAACATCAGTACACGATGCCAGAGCGTTGGACGGACATTAAACACGATTGGGAAGCTCAAGACTCTGCAAAGCCTGTTTACGATAACGAATGGCACTTTATGGGAAGAGGTCAAGTAAGCGGTGGTGTGATTGGTGGTAATCTGAGTACGATGGCAGGGATTTGGGGCAGCGAATACATGCCAGATATTCAGTTAGGCGACATTCTGCTTATCGAAGATTCACTAAAAGGCATTGAAGCCGTTGAGCGTTCATTCGCGCACTTATTGGCTTGCGGAGTATTCGATAAAGTAGGTGCGCTTGTGCTTGGCAAACATGAACTGTTTGATGACAAAGGGACAGGGCGAACACCACTTAATGTACTTCTTGAAGTGCTGAACGGTAAAAATGTCCCGATCCTGTATGGCTTTGACAGTTGCCACACTCATCCTATGCTAGTCACGCCACTAGGTGTACAAGGCACTATTGATTTTGATGACCATACATTCAAGCTTCAAAGCCAATGGTTAGCGTCGAGTTAGTCTAAACTGATGATAATAAGACGCATTAGAAAAGTGATCCTCTCTGCAAACCGAGAATGGAAACGCGTCTATACTGACATGGGTTACGTCGCTGATTTTGGAAGTGGCGCTATGAATGTAAATTTGATTAGGTTAAATCTCAGAGGTGACGATGAAAAAATTACTACCACTATGCGCCATTTTGCTCTCGGCATCATTTTCAGCTGCGGCTTCTGATGGTTTGATTAAATACCAAAGTAATTACTCAGTGAAAGAGACCGCTGACCGCTTTGAAGAAATCGCTAAAAGCAAAGGTTTGACCTTGTTTGCGAGAATCGACCATCAGAAAAACGCGAGTAAGGTCGATCTTGAATTGAGACCAACGGAAGTCATCATCTTTGGTAACCCGAAAGTAGGGACACCATTAATGCAATGTGCTCAAGATGTCGCGATAGATTTACCACAGAAAGTGCTAGTCACTGAAGATTCTAATAAGAAAGTATGGTTGTCTTACAACGATCCTAATTACTTGGTAGAGCGTCACGCGATCAATGGCTGTGACGAGGTAGTTAAGAAAGTATCAGGTGTACTAAGCAAGCTATCAGAAGCGACAGTGGCGAAAGCGAAATAACCTAGTTCAATAAGCACTCATTAAGACTATTAGTGGGTGCGATATGACGATGATATCGCTCGTTAGCCATTGTGTTGACAACTAAGCGACAATATATAAAAGTAGTTTTATGAAACTGAATTTAGCGCCGTTTAACCAACGAATTATCATCATTCCATAGGAATGGTGGGATTGTTGATGCGCTTTGTTTATCGAACCCACCCGTAAGGTGGGTTTTTTGTCGCTGTCTTATGGGTTTTGTCTGAATAGAGGAAGTCATATGAAAAAGATCGCGGTTTTTGGTAAGCCTGGGAGTGGAAAGTCCACAGTCAGCAAGGCGTTAGCACTAGCTACAGGGATAGAGCTTCACCAGTTGGACTCGATTGTTTATAAGGCCAACTGAGAGTTTGTTGAACGTGAAGTATTCGAGCAGGCTCATGAGAGCATACTTAAGTCAGAAAGCTGGATCATCGATGGTTTTGGCCCTCTAGGCTCGTTCAACACACGGTTAGATGTAGCTGACACCTTGGTTTATATCGACCTTCCTTATTCAATTAGCTACTGGTTTGTAACCAAGAGAATGCTAAAAGGTTTATTCGTTAAACCTGAAGGCTGGCCTGATGGAAGTTCAGTTATAAAAGGCACAATACAAAGTTATAAGACACTAAAACTTTGTCCTAAATTTTGGAATGACGACTTTAGATCACAGTTAGAATTGCGCACTAAAGAGAAAGAGGTTTACATCATCAGAAGCGTGACTGAATTGAATAACTTTGTTCACCAACACGTCACTTAACAGTCGAGAGTTTACTTTTCTTTAAAACGCTCTGACTTACTCATAACTTCATGAAAATATTTAGGTTTAACTCTATGTGTGGCATATTTGCCATATGTTTAGTTTGTGCTTTGAGTTAAGGTGATAGATATTATGTATGGAAGTGATAAGACGAGAGCGTTCTGCTGTAACTGTAAGGAACTTACACTGCATAGGTACACGATGTTCAGTAGCCAAGTGCAAAAGGCACCACAAGCTGAAGATAAAGAACCGAGCTTACTCCAAAGAGTTTTATCGGAGTTTCTATCTTTTGGTGTAACAGGTTCGGGCGCGACAGGTGATTACAAATGTACCCAATGTGGAACATATCTGAATACACCAGACAACCTAGACTGAGTTTGGCCTATACAAAAAAAAACGGGAAGACCTCAATGATCTTCCCGTTGGGTATTGCTTATCTCATCGTGCTATTGGCAGTTTGAGTAAGAAGCCTTATGCACAACACTTCTTGTACTTCTTACCGCTACCGCAAGAACATGGGTCATTACGGTTAGGAGTCTTTTCAAACGTCATCGTTTTTGGCTTGTTCAGTAGAGTATCAAGCTCGATGGTGTTCTCTTCTTTGTCTGCGTCGACTGTAACAGTAACGAAGATAGTATTTTCAGCGGCGAGTGCTTCAACTTCTGCTTTGCGCGCTTCCGTTTGAACCATTACTGCGATTGGAGATTCTTCAGTACCCGCTTTTACATCGCGGTTTACGTTGTAGCCAGCAAGAACGTGGTTCTGTCTTGTTTCGATACGGCCTTTGAAAAATAGTTTCGACATTGGGTACTCATTAAAAATGTTGAATGGCGCTATTTTTAATGGCGATAGCGCAATGGAGCGGGGATTATACGCATATATCGCAATTGTTAAAGCAGTGATGTGTGCAAAGGTCACTAGGTTTTTATTAAAGAATGAAAGTGTGTTGGACAACTTGTCTGATTCTACGTTCAGATGAAAGGGATTAAGGAAGAATAATGACACCAAAACAAGTGGTATTAGGATTTTGGGATGCAATGCGCAGTAATGATTTTGCAAAGGCGAGTGAATGGTTAGCGGAAGATTTTGAAGGCTATTGGCCTCAGTCGTCTGAATTGACGGTTGGGCGAGACAACTTTATAGCAATCAATTCTGAATACCCGGCTAATGGTGTTTGGGAATTCTCGCTCAATTCAATTGTCTGTGAAGGTGATACGGTAGTAACGGACGTTTCGGTTACTGACAGTGTATTGAAAGATCGAGTGATTACCTTTCACACGGTCGTTGATGGTTTAATCCAAAAACAAACTGAGTTTTGGCCAGACCCATTTGAAGCGCCGGCGTGGCGATCGCAGTGGGTTGAGGTTGTATCGAGCAATTAGTTTGTATCGATACGACCAGTTTGTAACGAACAACCAGATCGTATCGAACAATTAGTTTGTAACGATACGATCAGTTCATATCGAGAAATCAGGTTATAACAAACAAGTGGCATTAGGAGGTTTCATTGAGCAAGGTAGTGATTGTAACAGGCGGAAGCCGAGGCATTGGCGCAGCGACGTCTAAATTGTTGGCCAGTAAAGGCTATGCCGTATGCGTTAACTTCATACACAATGAGTCGCGAGCTGAAGCGCTAGTGAACGAGATTCGTGAGCAGGGCGGAACCGCGATTAGCGTGCGTGCGGATGTGTCTGTTGAATCGGACGTGAAATCTTTATTCGAGATTGCTCGTAATAAGCTAGGCCCAGTGACGCACTTAGTCAATAATGCCGGGATCTTGTTTACGCAGTCACCATTGGTTGATATTGAATTGGATCGCTTTGAAAAGGTGATGAAATCCAACGTATCAAGCTGCTTTCTGTGTAGTAAAGCCTTTATCAAACAAGCCGATGGCGCGGGTTCGATTGTGAATGTATCGTCTGCCGCTTCTCGCACCGGCGCACCATTTGAATATGTGGACTACGCTGCGTCTAAAGGCGCGATGGATTCACTGACCAAAGGATTATCGCTAGAATTGGCTGCGCGTAATATTCGCGTTAATGGTGTAAGACCGGGTTGTATTTACACAGAGATGCATGCAGACGGCGGAGAGCCAGATAGAGTCGATAGACTATCTTCGCAGTTACCATTACAACGAGGTGGAACACCAGAAGAAGTCGCGAACTCTATCGCATGGTTATTATCAGACGAAGCGTCGTATGTAACCGGCTCGTTTATTGATATTGCGGGTGGTCGATAGGGCGTTGGCCTTTAAACTAAAACAAACCAGTTAAAACCATAAGCACGCAATAAAAGTACCTAACAAAAAGAACGAAACTAAGAGTACAAACATGAAAAATTATTTTGAGAGTCCGTTTGTCGGAAAGTCACTCAAAGAACAAGTGACCAATCCAAATATTATTGTGGGTGAGCACAGCTATTACTCGGGCTACTACCATAACCACAGCTTTGATGACTGTGCGCGTTACCTATTACCAGATAGAACCGACATTGATAAGCTGATCATCGGTAGCTATTGCTCGATTGGTTCTGGTGCCGTATTTATGATGGCGGGCAACCAAGGCCACCAAAATCAGTGGGTGAGTACCTTTCCGTTCTTCTACCAAGACGATGAAAAATTCGAAGGGGCGATCGACGGCTTTGAACGCTCTGGTGATACCGTGATTGGTAATGATGTATGGGTTGGCACAGAAGCCATGATCATGAGCGGTGTTAAGGTCGGTGACGGAGCAATCATCGCAAGTCGAGCGGTTGTGACTAAAGACGTCGCACCATACTCGATTGTTGGTTCAAACCCAGCACGTCACATCCGTTATCGTTTCGATGACACTGAAATTGCTCAGTTGTTAGAAATGAAATGGTGGGAGTGGAGCGAAGAACAGATCAAAGGCGCAATGTCGTTGATGTGTTCTTCAGATATCAATGGGCTTTACCAATACTGGAAAGCGCTAAAGTAACCGTTGTTCTCTGGGCACTTTAACTCATCGTTACGACATTATCTTATCGTTACCACTTTAGGCTATCGTGCAAGTCCTGCTTAATGAATTAGATACCCGCACCAACTTGGAAGTAGAGGGCGGTATCTTCTTCACTGAATGCAATATCAATCCCTGAAATCAGGCCATAGCGTCTCGCGATAAGGTAACGGAAACCAACGCCATAAGCCGCGTGTGAGCTTTGATCAAACATGTCGTTATCGCTGTCGCCCGCATAGCCAATCCCCGTAAATACCGCGGTTGACCAACGAGGTGTCCATTGCTTACTTACTTGAACTTCTGCTGCGACGGTGTGTTCACCTTGATAGCGATTGCGAGCGATGCCTCTCAGTTCAATGTCTGGGTAATATTGAGGAGAGAGCACTCGTTCATTGGTCGACAATGATTTGTATTGCCCTCGCAGTGCTAAGTTCCACTCCTTGTTTAACTCCCAATAGTTGAGACCTTCTAGATTAAACGTTTGATAGGTGTAATCACTGCCAATCGCATCACCAAACCAAAGATATTCCGCGACATAGTTGTAACCTTGCGTTGGATTCAAGAAGCTATTCTTGCTGTCGTATTCTGCGATTAAACCCAAACCGGAGGAGGTGGGAGATGTGTTACCGATGTTGTTTAAGATCTCTTGCGCCTTGGGATGACTATTAATTGAGAGTGTGGGTGCGAAAAATTGTTGAGAAAACCCAAGTAACCATTGGGTGTCAGGTACTCTAAATTGAAGCTTCTGTATACCACCCATGCCTTTGAGGCCTAGCTCAACACCTTCGTTTGGATCGAGTGGAGACAGTGCGTTCGGAGAGCTTTGTCGATAGAAGGTCATGTTGATATCGCCATAACCCAAGCCACCAAGGTAGCGTATTGAATCTTCCTTCCAACTACGTTTATGGCCAACAAACGCCATCCATGTGCCGTTTTCTGTGGCAAAGCCGCCCACCGCGGTAATCGCAGGCGTTAAAAGTTGAGCGCCACCATCAATGGATTTTTCGGCGAGTTGTTTACGTGTGTTTTTCTGGTCTTCCGATTCATGAAGAAAGATACCGGTGAAGCCTCCCCCGTATCCGACTGCAGGCTCTGTAATGAGAATGGGAACAGGAAGAAAACCGTAGGCATTTTCTGCGAGGTATTCTCCCATATCGAGTTGGCCATCAATCTCATCTATAAAGCTGACGGCGTGTGTAGCCGTTGAGACAAGTATCAGGCTACACAGAGCTAAGGGTTTTAAGGTCATAACATTCCGTATTATTCACTATCCATTAAATTGAGTGTAATCAATCAAATAGATAGCGCAATAGAACGGGGAGTATTAACCGAGATATCTGTTCAAAAGGCGATTGGAACAGCGTTTACTATTGGATTAGTTCTACGTACGTCAGAATATCCAGAGCATCTTGCTTTGTGATAACGCCTTGCCACGCTGGCATGCCTTGCTCTACATCGCCCTCTAAAATGTCATCTGCTAAAGAACTTGGACTGGCAAAAAAGCCGCCTAGTTTATTAGCGATGTTAGCGGGCTTGTGTGCTAATGAAGTGGCAGTAGAGCCATCACCATGTCCTTTGTCGCCATGACACACCTGACAAAGCTGTCGATATTTTGTTTTGCCATTGGCGAAGTGACTCGCATCGACTTGTGAAGCAGCACTCGCATTAAACGCCATCATTGAAGCGACTAAACCCAAGAAAGCTAACACGTGTAAATGGTTCATGGTTTTCATTGTTCTATTCTCGATTATTATTTAACAGTGAAAGAATAATCAGGTGTGAGTAAAAGAAACGTGAATGGGAAAGCTTGATTAGCCCGAATTCAAATGCAGGTTTGGCTACGGGTGAACATCAATGTGATGTAGGTAAATGATTGATTATATGCATATTGCATAGTATGGCGTGTCGCATTAGCGTGGTGGATGAATTGGAGGGGTATTATGATTAGTTGCAACGATTATGATTATATTGAGATTGTGTGTATGCACCGATACCCAATCAAATTAACGCTGAAGTCTGGCGAGCAGATTGAATGTGTCGGATTAGATACTCAACGCAATGATAGCCGTGAAGAGTGCATTAAGGTCAGTATTCAAGGTGTAGAACAACTTGTCGTACTCACTGATCTTTCCACACTAGAAGTCTGTGTCGACAATCCTCATTTTCAGCAGATTTCATTCAAAACGTCATAGGCTTTCAAATGAATAACAGCATAGAACAATGCTATTGCACCGCGTGCAGAGAAGACACACAACATGTTGTTGTGTTGGTCAGAAAGACGAGTGCGTTTGCAGACAAACCTAACCAAAAGCGAAGCGAGTTTTGGGCAGGCATGATAAAAGGTTGGTTCCTTGGCCCATTTATCGCGTCAATGGATGACTTTTCTCGTCATCTCGTCTGTGAAAAGTGTGGCCATAAAGAGATACAAGATTAGTTAAGATTTTACATAGTTAAAGCGTCGATTGGCATAGGAATAAAACGTATGAAAGTAGAAACGATTGAAGCCGTAAAGGCGTATGGGTTTTCAGTAAGAACCACTAATACCGATGAGATTGATCCAGCAAAAGCAAAGATAGGTC is a genomic window containing:
- a CDS encoding nuclear transport factor 2 family protein is translated as MTPKQVVLGFWDAMRSNDFAKASEWLAEDFEGYWPQSSELTVGRDNFIAINSEYPANGVWEFSLNSIVCEGDTVVTDVSVTDSVLKDRVITFHTVVDGLIQKQTEFWPDPFEAPAWRSQWVEVVSSN
- the catB gene encoding type B chloramphenicol O-acetyltransferase yields the protein MKNYFESPFVGKSLKEQVTNPNIIVGEHSYYSGYYHNHSFDDCARYLLPDRTDIDKLIIGSYCSIGSGAVFMMAGNQGHQNQWVSTFPFFYQDDEKFEGAIDGFERSGDTVIGNDVWVGTEAMIMSGVKVGDGAIIASRAVVTKDVAPYSIVGSNPARHIRYRFDDTEIAQLLEMKWWEWSEEQIKGAMSLMCSSDINGLYQYWKALK
- a CDS encoding BamA/TamA family outer membrane protein, whose product is MTLKPLALCSLILVSTATHAVSFIDEIDGQLDMGEYLAENAYGFLPVPILITEPAVGYGGGFTGIFLHESEDQKNTRKQLAEKSIDGGAQLLTPAITAVGGFATENGTWMAFVGHKRSWKEDSIRYLGGLGYGDINMTFYRQSSPNALSPLDPNEGVELGLKGMGGIQKLQFRVPDTQWLLGFSQQFFAPTLSINSHPKAQEILNNIGNTSPTSSGLGLIAEYDSKNSFLNPTQGYNYVAEYLWFGDAIGSDYTYQTFNLEGLNYWELNKEWNLALRGQYKSLSTNERVLSPQYYPDIELRGIARNRYQGEHTVAAEVQVSKQWTPRWSTAVFTGIGYAGDSDNDMFDQSSHAAYGVGFRYLIARRYGLISGIDIAFSEEDTALYFQVGAGI
- a CDS encoding glucose 1-dehydrogenase; translation: MSKVVIVTGGSRGIGAATSKLLASKGYAVCVNFIHNESRAEALVNEIREQGGTAISVRADVSVESDVKSLFEIARNKLGPVTHLVNNAGILFTQSPLVDIELDRFEKVMKSNVSSCFLCSKAFIKQADGAGSIVNVSSAASRTGAPFEYVDYAASKGAMDSLTKGLSLELAARNIRVNGVRPGCIYTEMHADGGEPDRVDRLSSQLPLQRGGTPEEVANSIAWLLSDEASYVTGSFIDIAGGR
- a CDS encoding Rho-binding antiterminator, whose translation is MISCNDYDYIEIVCMHRYPIKLTLKSGEQIECVGLDTQRNDSREECIKVSIQGVEQLVVLTDLSTLEVCVDNPHFQQISFKTS
- a CDS encoding cytochrome c translates to MKTMNHLHVLAFLGLVASMMAFNASAASQVDASHFANGKTKYRQLCQVCHGDKGHGDGSTATSLAHKPANIANKLGGFFASPSSLADDILEGDVEQGMPAWQGVITKQDALDILTYVELIQ